Proteins encoded in a region of the Mycolicibacterium duvalii genome:
- a CDS encoding DEAD/DEAH box helicase, translated as MTPVTPHTTPSFAELGVREEIVRALAENGIEHAFAIQELTLPLALAGDDLIGQARTGMGKTYAFGVPLLHRITTDTERPLSGIPRALVVVPTRELCIQVHGDLVAASKYLSADETRKLTVTAIYGGRPYEPQIEALQKGVDVVVGTPGRLLDLAQQGHLQLGGLSTLVLDEADEMLDLGFLPDIERILKQIPAQRQAMLFSATMPDPIITLARTFMTQPTHIRAESAQSSQTHDTTEQFAYRAHALDKVEMVARILQAEGRGATMIFTRTKRTAQKVADELGERGFKVGAVHGDLGQGAREKALKAFRTGEVDVLVATDVAARGIDIDDITHVINFQIPEDEQSYVHRIGRTGRAGKTGIAVTLVDWDELPRWSMIDKALGLDTPDPAETYSSSPHLYDELNIPAEAGGSIGKAKRTADKPPREPRERSEKPARNRNRRRTRAGKPVSGHPDGAEAATPADGDAAGGSNGEAAEARSGSGRRRRRRRPNKATAASQTAATPSS; from the coding sequence ATGACTCCCGTAACCCCGCATACCACCCCGTCCTTCGCCGAGCTCGGCGTCCGCGAGGAGATCGTCCGCGCACTTGCCGAGAACGGCATCGAACACGCCTTCGCGATCCAGGAGCTGACCCTGCCGCTGGCGCTGGCCGGCGACGATCTCATCGGGCAGGCCCGCACCGGCATGGGCAAGACCTACGCCTTCGGTGTTCCGCTGCTGCACCGGATCACCACCGACACCGAACGCCCGCTGTCGGGCATTCCGCGGGCGCTGGTCGTGGTGCCGACCCGCGAGCTGTGCATCCAGGTGCACGGCGACCTGGTCGCCGCATCGAAGTACCTCTCCGCCGACGAGACCCGCAAGCTCACCGTGACCGCCATCTACGGCGGACGGCCCTACGAGCCGCAGATCGAGGCGCTGCAGAAGGGTGTCGACGTCGTCGTGGGCACCCCGGGCCGGCTGCTCGACCTCGCCCAGCAGGGACACCTGCAGCTCGGCGGGCTCTCGACGCTGGTGCTCGACGAGGCCGACGAGATGCTCGACCTGGGCTTCCTGCCCGATATCGAGCGCATCCTCAAGCAGATCCCGGCGCAGCGGCAGGCGATGCTGTTCTCGGCGACCATGCCGGACCCGATCATCACGCTGGCGCGCACCTTCATGACCCAGCCCACCCATATCCGCGCGGAGTCGGCGCAGTCGTCGCAGACCCACGACACCACCGAGCAGTTCGCCTACCGCGCGCACGCGCTCGACAAGGTCGAGATGGTGGCCCGCATCCTGCAGGCGGAGGGCCGGGGCGCGACGATGATCTTCACCCGCACCAAGCGCACCGCCCAGAAGGTCGCCGACGAGCTCGGCGAACGCGGCTTCAAAGTCGGCGCCGTACACGGCGACCTGGGCCAGGGCGCCCGCGAGAAGGCGCTCAAGGCGTTCCGCACCGGCGAGGTCGACGTGCTGGTGGCCACCGACGTCGCGGCCCGAGGCATCGACATCGACGACATCACGCACGTCATCAACTTCCAGATCCCCGAGGACGAGCAGTCCTATGTGCACCGCATCGGCCGCACCGGTCGCGCCGGCAAGACCGGCATCGCGGTCACGCTGGTCGACTGGGACGAGTTGCCCCGCTGGTCGATGATCGACAAGGCGCTCGGCCTCGACACGCCCGACCCGGCCGAAACCTACTCCAGCTCGCCGCACCTCTACGACGAGTTGAACATCCCGGCCGAGGCCGGCGGTTCGATCGGTAAGGCGAAGCGCACGGCCGACAAGCCGCCGCGCGAGCCCCGCGAGCGCAGCGAGAAGCCCGCCCGCAACCGCAACCGCCGCCGCACCCGGGCCGGTAAGCCCGTCAGTGGGCACCCGGACGGCGCCGAGGCCGCCACGCCGGCCGACGGCGACGCCGCCGGCGGCAGCAACGGTGAGGCCGCGGAGGCACGCTCGGGGTCCGGGCGCCGTCGTCGGCGCCGGCGCCCGAACAAGGCGACGGCGGCCAGTCAGACCGCTGCCACGCCGAGCAGCTAG
- a CDS encoding Rv3212 family protein, translating to MVRPKRRTRADLVAAAAIAAVVALVAVAVWWNSDARATVSRPAVAPVPSLEPAETVPDTLTQRWSAPSPTTTRPLVVAGAVVTGDGQTVQGRDPATGDTVWTYARDRQLCGVTWVYDYAVAVYPDSRGCGQVSTVDAETGTRGPARSSYADDQVELSTDGTTVLSAGPTRLEMWRSDMVRMLSYGALDAPIKPDVPATPLCRLVSAAASSSAVSVLEACGNQADLRLTLLRPSDEEDVPEVQYVQQNGVPEGSGARVVAVAGTTTAVYVSTPAPRVDIIDDTGTTIASTVVPSPATPEATASRVGDLITWWTGDTLMVFSGDDLQYKYSVAAADGNAPIGPATIMAGRLLVPVTGGYDVFDPQTGAGERHIPLQRPAMDVAGPVVPAVAGSMLLEQRGGELVALS from the coding sequence ATGGTCAGACCGAAACGCCGCACCCGGGCGGACCTGGTGGCGGCAGCGGCGATCGCCGCGGTCGTCGCACTGGTCGCGGTCGCGGTCTGGTGGAACAGCGACGCGCGGGCTACGGTCAGCCGACCCGCCGTCGCGCCGGTGCCGTCCCTGGAACCGGCCGAGACGGTGCCCGACACGCTGACGCAACGCTGGAGCGCGCCCAGCCCGACGACCACCCGTCCGCTGGTGGTAGCCGGGGCGGTGGTCACCGGCGACGGGCAGACCGTGCAGGGCCGCGACCCGGCCACCGGCGACACCGTGTGGACCTACGCCCGCGACCGGCAGCTGTGCGGCGTGACCTGGGTCTATGACTACGCGGTGGCGGTGTACCCGGACAGCCGCGGATGCGGCCAGGTCAGCACCGTCGACGCCGAGACCGGCACACGCGGACCGGCCCGCAGCAGCTACGCCGACGACCAGGTCGAATTGTCGACCGACGGGACGACCGTGCTCTCGGCCGGGCCCACCCGACTGGAGATGTGGCGGTCGGACATGGTGCGCATGCTCAGTTACGGCGCGCTGGATGCCCCGATCAAGCCCGACGTTCCTGCCACGCCGCTGTGCCGGCTGGTGTCGGCGGCGGCCAGTTCCTCGGCGGTGTCGGTACTCGAGGCCTGCGGGAACCAGGCCGACCTGCGCCTGACCCTGCTGCGGCCCTCCGACGAGGAGGACGTGCCGGAGGTGCAGTACGTCCAGCAGAACGGCGTCCCCGAGGGCAGCGGTGCCCGGGTGGTCGCGGTCGCCGGGACGACCACGGCGGTCTACGTCTCCACGCCCGCCCCGCGGGTGGACATCATCGACGACACCGGTACCACGATCGCCAGCACCGTAGTGCCCTCGCCGGCCACACCGGAGGCCACCGCGTCCCGGGTCGGTGACCTGATCACCTGGTGGACCGGCGACACCTTGATGGTGTTCTCCGGCGACGATCTGCAGTACAAGTACAGCGTCGCCGCGGCCGACGGCAACGCGCCGATCGGCCCGGCAACGATCATGGCCGGCCGGCTGCTGGTTCCGGTCACGGGCGGCTACGACGTGTTCGATCCGCAGACCGGCGCCGGTGAGCGCCACATTCCGCTGCAGCGGCCGGCCATGGACGTCGCCGGGCCGGTGGTGCCCGCCGTGGCCGGGTCGATGCTGCTCGAGCAGCGGGGCGGCGAGCTCGTCGCGCTGAGCTGA
- a CDS encoding isochorismate synthase yields MTREPAFVLAGPDGVVVGDGVHTAFPRIADARAALASRSAPIIMGALPFDPSAPAALIRPQSVTFSDALPDWPLRELPTVRVAGMSPDAAEHRRRVAVAVERLSDPTRGLQKVVLARALQLTADAPIDARTVLHRLHGADADATEYLVDLSAAGEGYSGTAIVGASPELLVARRGRQVWCRPFAGSAPRSPDPATDEKSAAALADSAKNRHEHQVVVDALRDALQPLCTDLSVAPQPELSRTAAVWHLSTPISGTLRQSSTTALDLALALHPTPAVGGTPTDQAMALIAEMEGNRGFYAGTVGWCDQRGDGRWVVTIRGAQLSADRRSAVAHSGGGIVAESDPDDEVAETTTKFRTILTALGVADE; encoded by the coding sequence ATGACCCGGGAACCGGCTTTCGTCCTCGCCGGACCCGACGGCGTCGTCGTCGGCGACGGCGTGCACACCGCGTTTCCCCGCATCGCCGACGCGCGGGCCGCGCTGGCGTCGCGCAGTGCCCCGATCATCATGGGCGCGTTGCCTTTCGACCCGTCCGCCCCGGCAGCGTTGATCCGCCCGCAATCGGTGACGTTCAGCGACGCACTGCCGGACTGGCCGCTGCGCGAACTGCCCACGGTGCGGGTGGCCGGCATGTCGCCCGATGCCGCCGAGCACCGGCGGCGGGTCGCCGTCGCGGTCGAGCGGCTCTCCGACCCGACGCGTGGCCTGCAGAAGGTCGTGCTCGCGCGGGCGCTGCAGCTGACCGCCGACGCACCGATCGACGCCCGCACCGTGCTGCACCGCCTGCACGGCGCCGACGCCGACGCGACCGAGTACCTGGTCGACCTGTCCGCGGCGGGCGAAGGCTACTCGGGCACGGCCATCGTCGGGGCGAGCCCGGAACTGCTGGTGGCGCGCCGCGGCCGGCAGGTGTGGTGCCGCCCCTTCGCCGGTTCGGCACCCCGTTCCCCCGACCCTGCCACAGACGAGAAAAGTGCTGCCGCGCTGGCGGATTCGGCAAAGAACCGCCACGAGCACCAGGTGGTGGTCGATGCGCTGCGCGACGCGCTCCAACCGCTGTGCACCGATCTGTCCGTGGCGCCGCAGCCCGAGCTCAGCAGGACCGCCGCGGTCTGGCATCTGTCCACGCCGATCTCGGGCACGCTGCGCCAGAGTTCGACGACCGCATTGGATTTGGCGCTGGCACTGCACCCCACCCCCGCGGTCGGCGGAACCCCCACCGACCAGGCGATGGCGTTGATCGCCGAGATGGAGGGCAACCGCGGCTTCTACGCCGGCACGGTCGGCTGGTGTGACCAGCGCGGCGACGGCCGCTGGGTGGTGACGATCCGGGGTGCGCAACTGTCCGCCGACCGGCGCAGCGCGGTCGCGCATTCCGGCGGCGGCATCGTCGCCGAATCCGATCCCGACGACGAGGTCGCCGAGACGACAACGAAATTCAGGACCATTCTGACGGCGCTGGGAGTCGCCGATGAGTGA
- a CDS encoding GNAT family N-acetyltransferase encodes MSETIRAARPGDETGLTALIHELAAFEQAEHECTVTESQLRQALFGADPVVYGLVAEVDGQLAGGALWFRNFSTWDGVAGVYLEDLFVRPQFRRRGLARRLLATLARECVDRGYSRLTWAVLDWNVNAIALYDGVGGVPQNEWITYRVSGPRLAELAAESSSGPG; translated from the coding sequence ATGAGTGAGACCATCCGCGCCGCGCGGCCCGGCGACGAAACCGGACTGACCGCGCTGATTCACGAACTGGCCGCCTTCGAGCAGGCTGAGCATGAATGCACCGTGACCGAAAGTCAGCTGCGGCAAGCGCTTTTCGGCGCCGACCCGGTCGTCTACGGGCTCGTCGCCGAGGTGGACGGTCAGCTCGCCGGCGGTGCGCTGTGGTTCCGGAACTTCTCGACCTGGGACGGCGTGGCCGGCGTCTACCTCGAGGACCTGTTCGTCCGCCCGCAGTTCCGCCGGCGCGGGCTGGCGCGTCGGCTGTTGGCCACCCTGGCCCGGGAATGCGTGGACCGCGGCTACAGCCGGCTGACGTGGGCGGTGCTGGACTGGAACGTCAACGCCATCGCGCTCTACGACGGCGTCGGCGGTGTCCCGCAGAACGAGTGGATCACCTACCGGGTGTCGGGCCCACGGCTGGCCGAGTTGGCCGCGGAGTCGTCGTCGGGGCCGGGCTGA
- a CDS encoding acid phosphatase has product MALLQHRLILFRHGETEWSRTGRHTSHTELDLTERGCGQAQAAAATLGQIALRDPYVVCSPRQRAQRTAELAGLTVDEVNPLISEWDYGDYEGTTTDEIRKAVPNWLVWTHGCPGGETSAQVCERADRAIELALGHMATRDVVFVGHGHFSRAVITRWIEQPVYEGIRFAMPAVSIAVCGFEHGIRQLSALGLTGHPDPT; this is encoded by the coding sequence GTGGCCCTCTTGCAGCACCGCCTGATTCTGTTTCGCCATGGCGAGACGGAATGGTCGCGGACCGGTCGGCACACCAGTCACACCGAACTCGACCTGACCGAACGCGGCTGCGGCCAGGCGCAGGCCGCGGCCGCCACGCTGGGCCAGATTGCTCTGCGCGACCCGTATGTGGTCTGCAGCCCCCGGCAACGCGCGCAGCGCACCGCCGAACTGGCCGGCCTGACCGTCGACGAGGTCAACCCGCTGATCAGCGAATGGGATTACGGCGACTACGAGGGCACCACCACCGACGAGATCCGCAAGGCCGTACCGAACTGGCTGGTGTGGACCCACGGCTGTCCCGGCGGCGAAACCTCGGCGCAGGTGTGCGAGCGGGCGGACCGGGCCATCGAGCTGGCGCTCGGGCACATGGCCACTCGCGACGTGGTGTTCGTCGGGCACGGGCATTTCTCCCGCGCGGTGATCACCCGCTGGATCGAGCAACCCGTCTACGAGGGCATCCGTTTCGCGATGCCGGCGGTGTCGATCGCGGTGTGCGGGTTCGAGCACGGCATCCGTCAGCTCAGCGCACTGGGGCTGACCGGACACCCGGATCCGACATGA
- a CDS encoding ParA family protein, with protein sequence MTRVLAVANQKGGVAKTTTVASLGAAMVQHGQRVLLVDLDPQGSLTFSLGQDPDKLPVSVHEVLLGEVEPDAALVDTPEGMTLLPANIDLAGAEAMLLMRAGREHALKRALAKISDAYDVVIIDCPPSLGVLTLNGLTAADEVIVPLQCETLAHRGVGQFLRTVGDVQAITNPDLKLLGALPTLFDARTTHSRDVVFDVADRYNLPVLAPPIPRTIRFAEASASGSSVLTGRKNKGAIAYRDLAAALLKHWKSGKPLPTFTPEI encoded by the coding sequence GTGACGCGAGTACTTGCGGTCGCCAATCAAAAGGGTGGGGTCGCCAAAACGACGACGGTGGCGTCGCTGGGCGCGGCGATGGTCCAGCATGGGCAGCGGGTTCTGCTCGTCGATCTCGATCCGCAGGGTTCCCTGACGTTCTCGCTGGGCCAGGATCCGGACAAGCTGCCGGTGTCGGTGCACGAGGTGCTGCTCGGCGAGGTGGAACCCGACGCGGCGCTGGTCGACACCCCGGAGGGCATGACCCTGCTGCCGGCCAACATCGACCTGGCCGGCGCGGAGGCCATGCTGCTGATGCGGGCGGGCCGCGAACACGCCCTCAAGCGGGCGTTGGCCAAGATCAGCGACGCCTACGACGTGGTGATCATCGACTGCCCGCCCTCGCTGGGGGTGCTGACCCTCAACGGGCTGACCGCCGCCGACGAGGTGATCGTCCCGCTGCAGTGCGAGACGCTCGCCCACCGCGGCGTCGGGCAGTTCCTGCGCACCGTCGGCGATGTGCAGGCGATCACCAACCCCGACCTGAAGTTGCTGGGCGCGCTGCCCACGCTGTTCGATGCGCGGACCACCCACAGCCGTGACGTGGTGTTCGACGTCGCCGACCGCTACAACCTGCCGGTCCTCGCGCCGCCGATCCCGCGGACGATCCGGTTCGCCGAGGCCAGTGCATCGGGTTCGTCGGTGTTGACCGGGCGCAAGAACAAGGGCGCGATCGCCTACCGGGATCTGGCTGCCGCGCTGCTCAAGCACTGGAAGAGCGGCAAACCGCTGCCCACCTTCACTCCGGAGATCTGA